CATGGAGACCCCGTCGTTGGCGTTGCGCACCGCCTGGTCCATGCCGCGGACCTGGGCGGTCATGCGATTGGCGATGCTCATCCCGGCCGCGTCGTCCGAAGCGCTGTTGATGCGCAGGCCCGAAGAGAGCCGCTCCATCGACTTGCCGAGGGCGTTCTGGGTGTTGGTCAGGTGACCCTGGGTGGTAAGGGAACTGATATTGGTGTTGATTGACATTGCCATGGATTTTTCCTCCGTGAATTGTGTTTTCGGGCTTCCATGCCCACAAGGTTAGTGCGACTTTAAAACCAAATTTCTAGGATTTGTTCTCGCTTGCTTTACTCATCGACCGCTAAACAAGAAACTTTAGTACTTTTTCGCATTATGTAATATTTCCTGCCAGCTTCTTTGACCTTTGGGCTGTGTTTTTCCCGCCTGGTTCTCTTATCGGTCAGAGAGAAAAATCCTTAAGAACTTTTTCCCTTGCCCCGGGCAGGCGTGCCCGGAGTCCGCGAAAAATGGAAAAGGCCGCCCCCCGAAATAGGAAGGCGGCCCTGGATAAATTGACCGATGGCGCCAGAATGTGCGAACTGGGTGGGGTGTCAGCGGCCCGCGGTTGGGCTCGGGGCTCTTCCCTGATGGACGCCGCCCCCGAAGAGCTCCCCGAGCTGCCGGTGAACCCCGGCAAACCAGAGCAGGTAGGGAAGCACCCAGTGCCCGAGGGTTTCCCATGCGAGGCTGAAAAGGATATGGGCCCTGGATGCGCCCTGCCCCGGCTGGCGGGAGGGGGGCTCGGTCCAGATGAGGAACCCGGCGAGGTCTATGGCCCAGAAAACGGCCACCCCCGTCAGCAGCAGGCCGCCGCGGCGCCTCCAGGAAAGCTTCGGGGTGGCGAGGACCAGGGCGAGGAAGGGGAGGGTGCGAAAGGAGCTGTCGTAATACGAGGCCAGCCCGGCGTGGTCCGAGGGGAGGAAGACGGAACAGGCCGCGAGCAGAACGAACTCGTAGGCCACCATGATCCAGCCCTTGCAGAGGTACAGGATCAACGAGACAAGGAGAAATTTAACGGCGAAGAGGAACTTTGTTCTCACGCTTGACCACCAGTTCGATCCAGGAGAGCCACATCAGGACAAGGAGGAAGAGGAACAGGACCTGCCACAGATAGTCGTGGGCGAAGGGGGCGATCCCGGGCCACAGCTTCACCAGCCAAGCCAGAACGAAGAGCCGGGCCACGTTAATGATGAAGAGAAGCGGCAGCCCCGCCAGCGCGCCCAGGACCTTGGAACGCAGAGAAGCGGGATAGGCCAGGACAAAGGAGAGATAGACCAGGGCCGCGGAGAAGGCGGTGCACTCGAGGACGACCTTCCAGTGGGCGAAGCCCATATAAAGATCGATCCCCTCGAGACGGACCCCGATGCCCGATGCGGCGATCACCGCCGCGGCGGCCCGGGCGGTGGCCAGTTGCAGGAACTCCAGGTGCCAGGGCTTCACCAGCATCCACTGGACCATGTGGAAGCCGAGTACCAGAGCCGCGAAGAGCAGGCAGACCCGGATCATGGGAAACGGGGGCGGATTCCCGTCCCCCCCAGGCTCCGGCGTGGCTTGCCCCCCGGCGGGGGCCCTTTTTTTGGCCATGACGCGCGTCCTCAGGAGGCCTGCCCGTCGCGCCGCCGGGAGTATGCGATAAGGCCGAAAGCGGCCGCCGCCGACAGAAGGGACCAGCCGCCCTGGCCGACGGGCACCTTCTGCGGCGTCGAGGGCTCTACCACGTAAAAGGGCGACAGGGTCCTGGACTCGCCGCAGATCCGGTTCGCACTGGTATTCAGGACCGTGGTGATGTCGCTTGTATAGTGGAAAAGCCTGAGGGCGTCCTCTTTTTCCGGGGAAACCAGGTCGTCATCGCTGTATGCCAGGCAAATGGTAATGACCCCGTCGTAACTGGCCGAGGTGGAAATCGCATAGGCGGACGACGGCAGGACCCGGAACTGTGTCAACCTCGGGAAATCGACCACCGGCACCCGCGTCACCTCGACCTCGCCGCCGGCGGTGATCTGGCTGAAGGAGACCTCCACCTCGGAGATGGGGGCCACGGAGGGATTGCCTGAACTCACCGTGTCGACCGCCTCCCGAAGAATCGTTCCCCTGAAGGCGCCGGAGATATTCCCCGCGGCGTCCTGGTACCGGGCCTGGACCTCGGTCTCCCCGAGCCCCGCCAGCAGGGTCCAGTCCTTGGAAGGGGCGAAGGGCTCCCAGGCGCTCCAACCCATGCCCTCGTTGTTGAAGGACATGAGAGAGACCGGACCGATGTTGTCCGAGGCGGCGAGGGAGAGGGTCACCGAAGAGCCGTTGGCGCCGGCCGATGCGCCCTCGATAACCACGGAGCCGCTCGGTGCCACGGTGTCGAGAGTGGTCGTTGCCTGATAGGTTTGCGAGAGGTTGCCGGCGGCATCCTCGAACTTCAGGTAGACGGTCTTCGTCCCGTCCTCCCCTGCCAGGGTCCAACTGAGGACGGCCGCGAAATCGACCGTCGTGAAGGTTACGTCGTCGTTACTCAGGCGGACCCGGGGCACCCCGTTGGCGTCCGCCGCGGAGAGATCGAGGGTGACGACGAGACTCCCCGTCAGGGCCTCGCGGATGGTGAAACTGCCGGTCGGGTCGGCGGTGTCGAAAAGAATGGAGGCAGCCTCAGGTGAGAACTCGTTCCCCGCCCGGTCCCTGAACCTGACTGAAACAGTCTTGTCCCCGTCTCCGTCCGTCAGGGTCCAGCCCGCCCTGCTGGTGGCATAGGCCTCCCAGGCGCTCCAGGCCCCCTCCCCGTTGCGGAAGGCCATCTCGGCGCAGCCGCTTCCGTCGCCATCGTCGCAGGAGGGTCCGAGAGATACCGAGGAATCATCGGTATTCGCCGCACCACCGTTGATGGTGACGGAACCGGAAGGGAGGGTGCTGTCGAGGACGAAGGTGGTGCTGATGGCGGCGGAGAGATTCTCCAGTTCGTCCTCGAACTTCAGGAAGACGGTCTTTTCCCCGTCCCCCGCCGAAAGGTCCCACCCCGTCACGCTCGTGGCGTAGGGCATTTCCTGGTAGGTGACGCCGTCGTTGCTCAGGTGGATCTTGGCGACGGTCCCCACGTCGACAGCGGTGATCGCCAGCGTCACCGGGGAGGAGGCGACGTACCCCGAGAAGGCAGTCTCGACGGCCAGGGTCCCCTCCGGGGGGGTCCCGTCGAACTCGATAGTGTCGGAGAACGCCTCGGAGACGTTGCCGGCACCGGAGCGCAGCTTCACAGAGACGGTCTTCGTCCCGTCCCCTTCGGTCAGGGTCCACGATTTGGTCGTCGCGAAGGCTTCGAATTCGCTCCACTCGCCCGTCTCGTTCTTGAAGGCCATCGAGGCGGCGCTCCCCGAGAGGGTCAGCGTCACGTCGCGGCTCCCCGTCCGGGCGACTCCCCCGTCGATGGCGACGGTGCCCGTCGCCGGCGCCTCGGTGTCGAGGGTGATGGCTGCCGCTATCGGGGACGAGTCGTTCCCCGCCGCATCCTGGTACTTGACACGGACGCTCTTCGCGCCGTCCCCGGCCGGGAGGGTCCACCCCGTCTTGGGCGTCGTGAAACCCTCCCAGTCGGACCAGGTCGAGCCGTCGTTGGAGAACCGCATCTGGTCGCAGCCGCTTCCCCCGTCGCTGCAGGAGAGATCGAGATCGACGACGGTCGAGGTCACATAGCCGGGGAAATCGGTGACGACCGCGGCCGTCCCCGTCGGGGAGGTGGAATCGAAAAGGATCCCGTCGGAGACGGGGGCGCTTGTGTTCTCCGCCGCATCCTTGAACCGGGCGTAGACCGTCTTGGCGCCGTCCCCCGACGGAAGCATCCACGCCTTGCTGGCGGAATAATCCTCCCAGGGATAGGGCCAGCTTGTTCCATTATGGGAGAACTGCATCATGTCGCAGTCGTCCGGGCCCGTCGCGTCGCAGGAGAGGGAGAGGGTCACCGAGCGGGTCGTCGTATTGTCGGCCCCCTCCGCGATGGAGACCCCGCCGCCGGTCGGCGCCGCGGTGTCGTAGGTGACGGAGGCCGAAACCGTGGAGGAGAGGTTCCCCAAAACGTCCTTGTACCGGGCGTAGACGGTCCGCGAGCCGTCCCCCCCCGCAGCCAGGTCCCAGGAGGAGGAGGAGGCGTAGTCGATCCAGCCCGACCAGGTCGAGTTGTCGTTGGAGAACTGCATCTGGCTGCAGCCGCTGCCGACCCCGTCGTCGCAGGCGAGTGCGAGGGTCGCCGACAGGTCGCCGATGTGGGTCGCCTCGCCCTGGAAGCCAACGGTCCCGGTCGGCACGGCCGTGTCGAGGGTGATGGTCGCCGTATCGGAGTTGGTGTTGCCGGCGGCGTCGGAGACGGCCACCGTGATCTCGTTGTCCCCCTCGGTGAGGCCGACATCGCAGCTCCAGCTGCTTCCGGCCCCGAGGACACAAACCGGATCCCCGTCGTTCACCCGCACCGTCCCGGTCGCATCGCTCGTCTTGGCACCACCGAGGGTCTGGGAACTGACCGGGGTCGGCGAGGTGACCGAATCGATGGAGACGGTCGGCGCCAGGGTATCGAGGGTGATGGATGCACTGTCCAGCACCGCCGACTCGTTGCCGTAGCCGTCCTTGAATTTGACAGAGACGGTCTTGTCGCCGTCACCCGACGAAAGGGGCCAGTCGGCCCGGGATGCGGCGTAGGCCTCCCAGGCGCCCCAAGCGGCGGCCTCGTTCTGGAAGGCCATCTCCGCGCAGCCGCTTCCGAGGCCGTCGTCGCAGGTCAACGCGAGGTCGACCGTGTCGGAGTTGGTGGGATTGCCGTCGACAATGGAGATCGAACCGCTCGCGGGGGCGATCTCGTCGTTGAGGATCTGGCGCAGGGCATGGTTTGCCGTGTCGGCGATAAAGATGCTGCCGCCACTGTCCAGGGTCAGGCCCCTGGGGCTGCTGAACTGGATCTCCCCGCTCCCGCCATCGCCGGAATAACCGGCGACGCCGGTACCGGCCACGGTGGAGACGGTCCATCGCTTCGCCTCCTCGGGGTCGGTGCTGCCGGTATCCAGGTCGAGCCTGCGGATCGTGTGGTTGTGCGTTGATGAATACCTTGTATCGGTCACGAAGAGAACACCGGGTTCCTTGACGGCAATCCTCGTGGCCAGGGCAAATTTTGCCACATCGCCCGCGCCATCGGTCGTGCCGCGACTGCCGTCCACGCCGGCCACGATTTTTACGGAATTGTCGGCGGCGATCTTGCGGATCACCCACCTCCTGGAGTCGACCACGTAAAGGTTGGTGCCGTCGACCGCAACGTCGGTGGGGTACGACATTTTTAACGAAAACCTGGTCTGGTTGTCCCCCGTGCCCCCCCCCCCGCCGGCAAAGAGGCTCACGGTGCCGCCCGCGTCGATGCTGAAGATTCTGTGGGCCGAATTGTCGGCTACGTAGAGGGTGTCGCTCCCATAGTCCAGACCGACGGGCGCGACCAGCGGCGAGCCCGTCGCGAAGACCGAGAC
The nucleotide sequence above comes from Desulfuromonas sp.. Encoded proteins:
- a CDS encoding archaeosortase/exosortase family protein, with protein sequence MAKKRAPAGGQATPEPGGDGNPPPFPMIRVCLLFAALVLGFHMVQWMLVKPWHLEFLQLATARAAAAVIAASGIGVRLEGIDLYMGFAHWKVVLECTAFSAALVYLSFVLAYPASLRSKVLGALAGLPLLFIINVARLFVLAWLVKLWPGIAPFAHDYLWQVLFLFLLVLMWLSWIELVVKRENKVPLRR